A stretch of the Rosa rugosa chromosome 5, drRosRugo1.1, whole genome shotgun sequence genome encodes the following:
- the LOC133708033 gene encoding uncharacterized protein LOC133708033: protein MQGRNAAGETQVPQVHVQPENDAHNVQPAAENTEDIHIPDGEPLPTQESTFDNADHFQSQTSSAMPPSVNENQNVNLNVNVNLNIDSVGIDGNTMFSQTTNNVVHPSSETEQMHQGSPARPATSGKRVKRTAGRKFIARKSPRLAAASASASVQAPKPKLQRALWKP, encoded by the exons ATGCAGGGTAGGAATGCAGCAGGTGAGACTCAAGTTCCACAAGTGCATGTTCAGCCTGAAAATGATGCACATAATGTTCAACCAGCAGCAGAGAACACAGAAGATATCCACATTCCAGATGGTGAACCACTGCCTACAcaagaatcaacctttgataATGCAGATCATTTTCAATCTCAAACTTCATCTGCCATGCCCCCATCGGTGAATGAGAATCAAAATGTCAACCTAAATGTCAATGTCAATCTTAACATTGACTCTGTAGGTATTGATGGGAATACTATGTTTTCTCAAACCACTAACAATGTTGTGCATCCAAGTTCTGAG ACTGAGCAAATGCATCAGGGATCCCCTGCTAGACCTGCTACCTCAGGCAAGCGAGTGAAGAGGACTGCAGGGAGGAAGTTTATAGCAAGGAAATCACCAAGGCTGGCTGCAGCTTCTGCATCCGCATCTGTTCAAGCTCCAAAGCCCAAACTGCAGAGGGCCTTGTGGAAGCCATGA